From one bacterium genomic stretch:
- the metK gene encoding methionine adenosyltransferase: protein MSQRHLFTSESVTEGHPDKVADQISDSVLDAILAVDPNGRVACETLVTTGLAMIAGEITTQTWVDIPRIARRTIRDIGYTSAAYGFDHETCAVVTSIDEQSRDIAQGVDPGGAGDQGLMFGYACRETDVLMPLPITLAHRLTRRLAAVRKNGTLPWVRPDGKSQVTVEYEGDRPVKVHTVVVSTQHDPGVTDLRERIIAEVIAPELAALDLDTDGVIHHVNPTGSFVVGGPQGDCGLTGRKIIVDTYGGSAPHGGGAFSGKDPTKVDRSACYAARWAAKNVVAATLAERCQIQVAYAIGVAEPVSVMVTTFGTGRVPDDRLAAAVSKVFDLTPRGIIEALDLRRPIYRPTAAYGHFGRDEAGFTWERANRIAELQRAVG from the coding sequence ATGTCCCAGCGTCACCTGTTCACCAGCGAGTCGGTCACCGAGGGCCACCCCGACAAGGTCGCGGACCAGATCAGCGACAGCGTCCTGGACGCGATCCTCGCGGTCGACCCCAACGGGCGCGTGGCCTGCGAGACGCTGGTCACCACCGGCCTCGCGATGATCGCGGGCGAGATCACGACCCAGACCTGGGTCGACATCCCGCGCATCGCGCGCCGGACCATCCGCGACATCGGCTACACGTCCGCCGCCTACGGCTTCGACCACGAGACCTGCGCGGTGGTCACCTCCATCGACGAGCAGTCGCGGGACATCGCCCAGGGCGTCGACCCCGGCGGCGCCGGCGACCAGGGGCTGATGTTCGGCTACGCCTGTCGCGAGACCGACGTGCTGATGCCCCTGCCCATCACCCTGGCCCACCGGCTGACCCGCCGCCTGGCCGCGGTGCGCAAGAACGGCACGCTGCCCTGGGTGCGCCCCGACGGCAAGAGCCAGGTCACCGTGGAGTACGAGGGCGATCGTCCCGTGAAGGTCCACACGGTCGTCGTCTCCACCCAGCACGACCCCGGCGTCACCGACCTGCGCGAGCGGATCATCGCCGAGGTGATCGCGCCGGAACTGGCGGCGCTGGACCTCGACACCGACGGCGTCATCCACCACGTCAACCCGACCGGCAGCTTCGTGGTCGGCGGCCCGCAGGGCGACTGCGGCCTGACCGGCCGCAAGATCATCGTCGACACCTACGGCGGCAGCGCGCCCCACGGCGGCGGCGCCTTCTCCGGCAAGGACCCGACCAAGGTCGACCGCTCGGCCTGCTACGCCGCGCGCTGGGCCGCCAAGAACGTGGTCGCGGCCACCCTGGCGGAGCGCTGCCAGATCCAGGTCGCCTACGCGATCGGCGTGGCCGAACCCGTCTCGGTGATGGTCACCACCTTCGGCACCGGGCGCGTGCCCGACGACCGGCTGGCCGCCGCCGTGAGCAAGGTCTTCGACCTCACGCCGCGGGGCATCATCGAGGCGCTGGACCTGCGGCGGCCGATCTACCGGCCGACCGCGGCCTACGGGCACTTCGGGCGGGACGAGGCGGGCTTCACCTGGGA
- a CDS encoding PTS system mannose/fructose/sorbose family transporter subunit IID: protein MSARGGRPDDLHGIYRRSLGLQGSWNPERMQNLGLAVALLPWLRRSGAAPADLRRFCRRHLEFFNTNPYFANLLLGGLVRLEAENLRGGATPVRTLTMFKDSLGRALASLGDQFLWLGLQPALMLLAVLSAWPGLVWPPLLVVGLFAVTQLLLRRRALLVGYDLGLDIVDLLGSPRWHRAIWTAKRAGALLTGVLAGMTAVSSWSRLGDPGGTTTVLGTALAMAAALFLRRRWPGEGLLLALVPLALLLSCL, encoded by the coding sequence GTGAGCGCCCGCGGCGGCCGGCCCGACGACCTGCACGGGATCTACCGGCGTTCGCTGGGCCTGCAGGGCTCGTGGAATCCGGAGCGCATGCAGAACCTCGGTCTGGCCGTGGCCCTGCTGCCCTGGCTGCGACGGTCGGGCGCGGCGCCGGCGGACCTGCGGCGCTTCTGCCGCCGCCACCTGGAGTTCTTCAACACCAACCCCTACTTCGCGAACCTGCTGCTGGGGGGGCTGGTGCGGCTGGAGGCGGAGAACCTGCGCGGCGGCGCGACGCCCGTCCGGACGCTGACGATGTTCAAGGATTCGCTCGGGCGGGCGCTGGCCTCCCTGGGCGACCAGTTCCTGTGGCTGGGCCTGCAGCCGGCGCTGATGCTGCTGGCCGTCCTTTCGGCCTGGCCGGGGCTGGTCTGGCCGCCCCTGCTGGTGGTGGGCCTGTTCGCCGTGACCCAGCTGCTGCTGCGGCGCCGCGCCCTGCTGGTGGGCTACGACCTGGGACTGGACATCGTGGACCTGCTGGGCTCGCCGCGCTGGCATCGCGCCATCTGGACCGCGAAGCGGGCCGGCGCCCTGCTGACCGGCGTGCTGGCCGGGATGACCGCCGTGAGCAGCTGGTCGCGCCTGGGCGACCCCGGCGGGACGACGACCGTGCTGGGCACCGCGCTGGCGATGGCGGCCGCCCTGTTCCTGCGGCGGCGCTGGCCGGGGGAGGGCCTGCTGCTGGCGCTGGTGCCGCTTGCCCTGCTCCTATCGTGCCTGTAA
- a CDS encoding SIS domain-containing protein, producing the protein MAPEAGLKAMLAHVRDLPAQLEAAPGLPGLADLAPPSVPIRDVLVCGMGGSAIAGDLLAPVAEHAGVRLAVRREADLPGWLDERTLLVFSSYSGRTGETLGAARAAVGLPNPRVAITTGGPLGDLADGAAAPCPRVTLPPGLPPRAALGHGLGALACVLDRVGAVPGLAAQLPAAAAAWRRGEETCGPAAGPDNPALLAARAALGRLLVVYTCSPEAHAPGMRLKAQVNENGKSPALVVALPEAAHNDIVGWEVLRPRRRDFLLLMLHSGDETPEARLRARTVADLLDGEFQARIEHEAAGDFPLARILSLVQFGDYLSCYLAAAAGVDPVPVARIDALKDRMRKDGGT; encoded by the coding sequence ATGGCGCCTGAGGCGGGGCTCAAGGCCATGCTCGCCCACGTGCGCGACCTGCCGGCGCAGCTGGAGGCCGCGCCCGGGCTGCCGGGATTGGCGGACCTGGCGCCGCCGAGCGTCCCGATCCGCGACGTGCTGGTCTGCGGCATGGGGGGCTCGGCCATCGCCGGCGACCTGCTCGCGCCGGTGGCCGAGCACGCGGGGGTCCGCCTGGCGGTCCGCCGCGAGGCCGACCTGCCCGGGTGGCTCGACGAGCGGACCCTGCTGGTGTTCAGCAGCTATTCCGGCCGGACCGGCGAGACGCTGGGGGCGGCCCGCGCCGCCGTCGGCCTGCCGAATCCCCGCGTGGCGATCACGACCGGCGGACCGCTGGGCGACCTCGCGGACGGCGCCGCCGCGCCTTGCCCGCGGGTGACGCTGCCCCCGGGTCTGCCGCCGCGCGCCGCGCTGGGCCACGGCCTGGGCGCCCTCGCCTGCGTCCTGGACCGCGTCGGCGCCGTGCCCGGCCTGGCGGCCCAACTGCCGGCGGCCGCCGCGGCGTGGCGCCGGGGCGAAGAGACTTGCGGGCCGGCCGCCGGCCCGGACAACCCCGCGCTGCTGGCGGCGCGGGCCGCGCTGGGGCGCCTGCTGGTGGTCTACACCTGCTCGCCGGAGGCGCACGCCCCCGGGATGCGCCTGAAGGCCCAGGTCAACGAGAACGGCAAGAGCCCGGCGCTGGTCGTCGCCCTGCCCGAGGCCGCCCACAACGACATCGTGGGCTGGGAGGTGCTGCGCCCGCGGCGGCGGGATTTCCTGCTGCTGATGCTGCATTCCGGCGACGAGACCCCGGAGGCCCGCCTGCGCGCGCGCACGGTCGCCGACCTGTTGGACGGGGAGTTCCAGGCGCGGATCGAGCACGAGGCCGCGGGAGATTTTCCGCTGGCGAGGATCCTGTCCCTGGTGCAGTTTGGCGACTACCTGTCCTGCTACCTGGCCGCCGCGGCCGGGGTCGATCCCGTGCCCGTGGCGCGCATCGACGCGCTCAAGGACCGGATGCGGAAGGACGGCGGAACGTGA
- a CDS encoding PTS sugar transporter subunit IIC codes for MNPVEIAAWWPQIAATALLGALLVLDDTAYAQTWLSQPVCGGVLAGLVWGHPGAGLALGLTVQLLSLGNLPVGQAFVGERVGPLLGAVGAASAAGWNPGLPFGGPGAEAGRLGWLLLAVALGSCLGDRLVRWERVWHTRLVAGAMRGLREGRLEVLERAHRSSLAGVAIRGALTTLAVWGLVALLWIPAYERLPDRIVAALALLPWFAPAVAIGSLVELYGSRAGARWIAGGAAGTLALAWTLARLGAS; via the coding sequence TTGAACCCGGTCGAGATCGCCGCCTGGTGGCCGCAGATCGCCGCGACCGCGCTGCTGGGCGCGCTGCTGGTCCTGGACGACACGGCCTACGCGCAGACCTGGCTCAGCCAGCCCGTCTGCGGCGGCGTGCTCGCGGGCCTGGTCTGGGGGCATCCCGGGGCCGGGCTGGCCCTGGGGCTGACCGTGCAGCTGCTGTCGCTGGGGAACCTGCCGGTCGGGCAGGCCTTCGTCGGTGAGCGCGTCGGACCGCTGCTCGGGGCCGTCGGCGCGGCGTCGGCCGCGGGCTGGAATCCCGGCCTGCCCTTCGGCGGGCCGGGCGCGGAAGCGGGCCGTCTCGGCTGGCTGCTGCTGGCGGTCGCGCTTGGCAGCTGCCTCGGCGACCGGCTGGTCCGCTGGGAGCGCGTCTGGCACACCCGCCTGGTCGCCGGCGCCATGCGCGGGTTGCGGGAGGGCCGGCTGGAGGTGCTGGAACGGGCCCACCGCTCCTCGCTGGCCGGCGTCGCGATCCGCGGCGCCCTGACGACCCTCGCGGTCTGGGGCCTGGTGGCGCTGCTCTGGATCCCGGCCTACGAGCGGTTGCCCGACCGCATCGTGGCGGCCCTGGCCCTGCTGCCCTGGTTCGCCCCGGCGGTGGCGATCGGCTCGCTGGTGGAACTCTACGGCAGCCGCGCCGGCGCGCGCTGGATCGCCGGCGGCGCGGCGGGCACGCTGGCCCTGGCCTGGACCCTGGCGCGGCTGGGCGCCTCGTGA
- a CDS encoding sugar phosphate nucleotidyltransferase: MKALIPAAGTGTRLRPHTHNKPKALLPVAGKPILGHIIDDLLQAGVDEVVLIIGYCGEAVRAWAAGAYPGLPVTCVEQSERLGLGHAVWTARDAIGDEPFFCILGDTIVKTDYRRLLADPHNCIAVREVADPRRFGVVEMRDGEVLRFVEKPEVPPSNLAIVGAYLLRDAPSLWAAMDRIVAEDRRTRGEYQLTDGLQAMLAGGCRFSVQTVGEWYDCGKRETWLETNRALLDADPAATGASSGVAPPCLIAPGARVVRSRLGPHVVVGAGALIEDCDLTDTIVGDGAEVRRCRLTGSLIGERALVTDVDGSVNVGDDSEVAADRRVP, encoded by the coding sequence GTGAAAGCCCTGATCCCTGCCGCCGGCACCGGCACGCGCCTGCGGCCGCACACGCACAACAAGCCCAAGGCCCTGCTGCCGGTCGCCGGCAAGCCGATCCTCGGCCACATCATCGACGACCTGCTGCAGGCCGGCGTCGACGAGGTCGTGCTGATCATCGGCTACTGCGGCGAAGCCGTGCGGGCCTGGGCCGCCGGCGCCTACCCCGGCCTGCCGGTGACCTGCGTCGAGCAGAGCGAGCGGCTGGGCCTGGGCCACGCCGTCTGGACCGCCCGCGACGCGATCGGCGACGAGCCCTTCTTCTGCATCCTGGGCGACACCATCGTCAAGACGGACTACCGGCGCCTGCTCGCCGACCCGCACAACTGCATCGCCGTGCGCGAGGTGGCGGACCCCCGGCGCTTCGGCGTGGTCGAGATGCGCGACGGCGAGGTGCTGCGCTTCGTGGAGAAGCCGGAGGTGCCGCCGAGCAACCTCGCCATCGTGGGCGCCTACCTGCTGCGCGACGCGCCGAGCCTCTGGGCGGCGATGGACCGCATCGTGGCCGAGGACCGCCGCACCCGCGGCGAGTACCAGCTGACCGACGGCCTGCAGGCCATGCTCGCCGGCGGCTGCCGCTTCTCCGTGCAGACGGTCGGCGAGTGGTACGACTGCGGGAAGCGCGAGACCTGGCTGGAGACCAACCGCGCCCTGCTGGACGCGGATCCGGCGGCGACGGGCGCGTCGTCCGGCGTCGCGCCGCCCTGCCTGATCGCGCCCGGCGCGCGGGTGGTCCGCTCGCGCCTGGGCCCGCACGTCGTGGTCGGGGCGGGAGCCCTGATCGAGGACTGCGACCTGACCGACACCATCGTCGGCGACGGCGCCGAGGTGCGCCGCTGCCGGCTGACCGGCAGCCTGATCGGCGAGCGCGCCCTCGTCACGGACGTCGACGGCAGCGTCAACGTCGGCGACGACAGCGAGGTCGCGGCCGATCGCCGCGTTCCCTGA
- the ptsP gene encoding phosphoenolpyruvate--protein phosphotransferase — protein sequence MRILRGIPASPGTALARVHHVTRDLPVVVRAVLPASDLDREVSRLHAALADARAQIQALVARLSADLGPEGAAILESHLLILEDELVVDRAVALVRAQSCNAEAAFHDAVAEVASSLLESQDDYLRERVQDLRDVEDRVLRALMGLGVGRLVGPATPSVVAADDLAPSDTAAIGARNVLAFALGGGSRTSHVAILARSLGIPAVAGLGAAVAELHDGDLVAVDGDRGEVILQPDSETVARYRQLSQQQLTVNAKLAHLKDEPAITPDGRRLGMLANIEMPVEVEKALACGAEGIGLLRTEYIYFQRQTIPTEAEQLEIYAGIMRGMEGRPVVFRTLDVGGDKVQRYLGARKESNPFLGWRGIRFLLANRPLLKAQLRAIYRAAAGGPARLMFPMITGVEELREARDACRECVAELAAEGLPHDPDLEVGIMIETPAAALVADLLADECDFFSFGTNDLVQYTLAMDRLNSRVAYLYQPVHPAVLRLLRDATAAAHAAGIRVGICGEMASETRYAEILLGLGLDEVSVHAAQLPKIKQVVRWTTVAEAKGLLADLMSRRTAAEADLLLADYLAEKKRQRAAAGSPEVPDGA from the coding sequence ATGAGGATCCTGCGCGGCATCCCCGCTTCGCCCGGCACGGCCCTGGCCCGCGTCCACCACGTGACGCGCGACCTGCCCGTGGTCGTGCGCGCCGTGCTGCCCGCGTCGGACCTCGACCGCGAGGTGTCGCGCCTGCACGCGGCGCTCGCGGACGCCCGCGCCCAGATCCAGGCCCTGGTCGCGCGGCTCAGCGCGGACCTCGGGCCGGAGGGCGCGGCGATCCTGGAGAGCCACCTGCTCATCCTCGAGGACGAACTGGTCGTCGACCGCGCGGTCGCGCTCGTGCGCGCGCAGTCCTGCAACGCGGAAGCCGCCTTCCACGACGCCGTGGCCGAGGTCGCGTCCAGCCTGCTCGAATCCCAGGACGACTACCTGCGCGAGCGCGTCCAGGACCTGCGCGACGTCGAGGACCGGGTCCTGCGGGCCCTGATGGGGCTCGGCGTCGGGCGCCTCGTCGGTCCCGCGACGCCCAGCGTGGTCGCGGCCGACGACCTGGCCCCGTCGGACACCGCGGCCATCGGCGCGCGCAACGTGCTGGCGTTCGCGCTGGGCGGGGGCAGCCGGACCAGCCACGTGGCGATCCTCGCCCGCTCGCTGGGCATCCCGGCGGTGGCCGGTCTCGGCGCGGCCGTGGCGGAGCTGCACGACGGCGATCTGGTCGCCGTCGACGGCGACCGCGGCGAGGTCATCCTGCAGCCCGACAGCGAGACCGTCGCCCGCTACCGGCAGCTGAGCCAGCAGCAGCTGACCGTGAACGCCAAGCTGGCCCACCTGAAGGACGAGCCGGCGATCACGCCCGACGGCCGCCGCCTGGGCATGCTGGCGAACATCGAGATGCCCGTCGAGGTGGAGAAGGCGCTGGCCTGCGGCGCCGAGGGGATCGGCCTGCTGCGGACCGAGTACATCTACTTCCAGCGCCAGACCATCCCGACCGAGGCGGAGCAGCTCGAGATCTACGCCGGGATCATGCGCGGCATGGAGGGCCGGCCGGTCGTCTTCCGCACCCTGGACGTCGGCGGCGACAAGGTCCAGCGCTACCTCGGGGCGCGCAAGGAGTCCAACCCCTTCCTGGGCTGGCGCGGCATCCGCTTCCTGCTGGCCAACCGGCCCCTGCTCAAGGCCCAGCTGCGCGCGATCTACCGCGCCGCCGCCGGCGGGCCGGCGCGGCTGATGTTCCCGATGATCACCGGCGTCGAGGAGCTGCGCGAGGCGCGCGACGCCTGCCGCGAGTGCGTGGCCGAGCTGGCGGCCGAGGGGCTGCCCCACGACCCGGACCTCGAGGTGGGGATCATGATCGAGACGCCGGCCGCCGCGCTGGTGGCCGACCTGCTCGCCGACGAGTGCGACTTCTTCAGCTTCGGCACCAACGACCTCGTCCAGTACACCCTGGCGATGGACCGCCTGAACAGCCGCGTGGCGTACCTCTACCAGCCGGTGCACCCCGCCGTGCTGCGCCTGCTGCGCGACGCGACCGCCGCCGCGCACGCGGCCGGCATCCGGGTCGGCATCTGCGGCGAGATGGCTTCCGAGACGCGCTACGCCGAGATCCTGCTGGGCCTCGGGCTCGACGAGGTCAGCGTCCACGCCGCGCAGCTGCCGAAGATCAAGCAGGTCGTGCGCTGGACGACGGTCGCGGAGGCCAAGGGGCTCCTGGCCGACCTGATGTCGCGCCGCACCGCCGCCGAGGCCGACCTCCTGCTCGCCGACTACCTGGCCGAGAAGAAACGCCAGCGCGCCGCCGCCGGGTCGCCGGAGGTGCCCGATGGCGCCTGA
- a CDS encoding HPr family phosphocarrier protein, with protein MIATVATISDPVGFHLRAAGRIVKLAKTFDAEVTVRFQGRVANAKSIMGLASLAADCGSVVELEIDGPDDAAAAAALVRLIEIELAHPEVPEG; from the coding sequence GTGATCGCAACCGTCGCCACCATCTCCGACCCCGTCGGCTTCCACCTGCGCGCCGCGGGACGGATCGTGAAACTGGCCAAGACGTTCGACGCCGAGGTGACGGTCCGCTTCCAGGGCCGGGTGGCGAACGCCAAGAGCATCATGGGGCTGGCCAGCCTGGCGGCCGACTGCGGCAGCGTCGTCGAGCTGGAGATCGACGGGCCCGACGACGCGGCGGCCGCCGCGGCCCTGGTCCGGCTGATCGAGATCGAGCTGGCGCACCCCGAGGTCCCGGAAGGCTGA